One window of the Rissa tridactyla isolate bRisTri1 chromosome 9, bRisTri1.patW.cur.20221130, whole genome shotgun sequence genome contains the following:
- the ADPGK gene encoding ADP-dependent glucokinase isoform X2 has protein sequence MWQRSVCVGLVALALGYLCLLGPELPHSPLRHLSASLLGGLRRARSLEERVVAAWQAAIVRPARRWARVAVGVNACVDVVLSGVKLLEALGLEPGDGKNHAVLNSRQDLKEAFAHFMEKGAAAERFFSNAESFHHIARTASEFPGAQLYVGGNAALIGQKLATNPDLKILLCGPVGPKLHELLDDNVVVPPESMQERDEFHLILEYQAGEEWGQVRAPTANRFIFSHDLSNGALNMLEVFVSSLDEFHPDLVVLSGLHMMEGQSKEMRQRRLMEAVASISDIPTDIPIHLELASMTDQDFMSNIVHQVFPLVNSIGLNEQELLFLTQSASGPHASLTSWSGVPDVGVVSDILFWILKEHGKTAERASDLTRIHFHTLAYHILVTVDGYWGNQVAAVAAGARAAGTQACATETIDSSKVFLKAPLEFVTSQIEALSKISLNPDEPVVHWHREDISFHFTPVLVCKDPVRTVGLGDAISAEGLLYSEVHPQ, from the exons ATGTGGCAGAGGTCGGTGTGTGTGGGCCTGGTGGCCCTGGCGCTGGGCTACCTCTGCCTGCTGGGCCCCGAGCTGCCCCACTCGCCGCTGCGGCACCTCTCCGCCTCGCTGCTGGGTGGGCTGCGCCGTGCCCGCTCCCTGGAGGAACGGGTGGTGGCGGCCTGGCAGGCGGCCATCGTCCGCCCGGCCCGCCGCTGGGCGCGCGTCGCCGTCGG cGTCAATGCCTGTGTAGATGTGGTTCTGTCCGGTGTGAAGTTGTTAGAGGCACTTGGTCTTGAACCTGGGGACGGGAAAAATCATGCAGTCTTGAACTCCAGGCAGGACCTGAAAGAAGCATTCGCTCACTTCATGGAAAAAGGGGCAGCTGCCGAGCGCTTCTTCAGCAACGCCGAGTCTTTCCATCACATTGCACGGACAGCCTCCGAGTTCCCTGGTGCACAG CTTTACGTAGGAGGAAACGCTGCTCTCATTGGTCAGAAGCTTGCAACAAATCCAGACCTGAAG aTCCTCCTTTGTGGCCCGGTAGGTCCTAAACTCCACGAACTACTTGATGACAATGTGGTTGTGCCACCCGAATCCATGCAGGAAAGAGATGAATTCCATCTTATCTTGGAGTATCAAGCAG GCGAAGAGTGGGGACAAGTGAGAGCACCCACTGCCAACCGCTTCATCTTCTCCCATGACCTATCAAATGGCGCCTTAAATATGCTGGAAGTGTTTGTGTCCAGCTTGGATGAATTTCATCCAGATCTTGTGGTACTTTCAGGGCTTCACATGATGGAAGGCCAGAGCAAGGAAATGCGGCAGAGACGACTTATGGAG gCTGTGGCCTCGATCTCTGATATCCCTACGGACATTCCCATACACCTGGAGCTGGCCAGTATGACTGATCAAGATTTTATGAGCAACATTGTGCATCAG GTCTTTCCCCTGGTGAACTCCATTGGGCTGAATGAACAGGAGCTGCTGTTCCTCACGCAGTCTGCGTCAGGTCCCCACGCCTCCCTCACTTCCTGGAGCGGAGTTCCCGATGTGGGCGTAGTCAGTGACATCCTCTTCTGGATCCTGAAGGAGCACGGGAAGACCGCGGAGCGGGCCTCTGACCTCACGCGCATCCACTTCCACACCCTGGCCTATCATATTCTTGTCACAGTGGATGGCTACTGGGGCAACCAGGTGGCTGCGGTGGCTGCCGGAGCTAGAGCAGCAGGGACTCAGGCCTGCGCGACTGAAACCATCGATAGCAGCAAAGTCTTTCTTAAAGCTCCTTTGGAGTTTGTGACCTCCCAGATCGAGGCACTTTCCAAAATATCTTTAAATCCAGATGAGCCAGTGGTGCATTGGCACAGAGAAGACATCTCATTCCATTTCACTCCTGTTTTGGTGTGTAAAGATCCTGTCCGGACCGTGGGACTTGGGGATGCTATTTCAGCCGAAGGACTGCTATACTCTGAAGTTCATCCTCAGTAG
- the ADPGK gene encoding ADP-dependent glucokinase isoform X1 → MWQRSVCVGLVALALGYLCLLGPELPHSPLRHLSASLLGGLRRARSLEERVVAAWQAAIVRPARRWARVAVGVNACVDVVLSGVKLLEALGLEPGDGKNHAVLNSRQDLKEAFAHFMEKGAAAERFFSNAESFHHIARTASEFPGAQLYVGGNAALIGQKLATNPDLKILLCGPVGPKLHELLDDNVVVPPESMQERDEFHLILEYQAGEEWGQVRAPTANRFIFSHDLSNGALNMLEVFVSSLDEFHPDLVVLSGLHMMEGQSKEMRQRRLMEAVASISDIPTDIPIHLELASMTDQDFMSNIVHQQVFPLVNSIGLNEQELLFLTQSASGPHASLTSWSGVPDVGVVSDILFWILKEHGKTAERASDLTRIHFHTLAYHILVTVDGYWGNQVAAVAAGARAAGTQACATETIDSSKVFLKAPLEFVTSQIEALSKISLNPDEPVVHWHREDISFHFTPVLVCKDPVRTVGLGDAISAEGLLYSEVHPQ, encoded by the exons ATGTGGCAGAGGTCGGTGTGTGTGGGCCTGGTGGCCCTGGCGCTGGGCTACCTCTGCCTGCTGGGCCCCGAGCTGCCCCACTCGCCGCTGCGGCACCTCTCCGCCTCGCTGCTGGGTGGGCTGCGCCGTGCCCGCTCCCTGGAGGAACGGGTGGTGGCGGCCTGGCAGGCGGCCATCGTCCGCCCGGCCCGCCGCTGGGCGCGCGTCGCCGTCGG cGTCAATGCCTGTGTAGATGTGGTTCTGTCCGGTGTGAAGTTGTTAGAGGCACTTGGTCTTGAACCTGGGGACGGGAAAAATCATGCAGTCTTGAACTCCAGGCAGGACCTGAAAGAAGCATTCGCTCACTTCATGGAAAAAGGGGCAGCTGCCGAGCGCTTCTTCAGCAACGCCGAGTCTTTCCATCACATTGCACGGACAGCCTCCGAGTTCCCTGGTGCACAG CTTTACGTAGGAGGAAACGCTGCTCTCATTGGTCAGAAGCTTGCAACAAATCCAGACCTGAAG aTCCTCCTTTGTGGCCCGGTAGGTCCTAAACTCCACGAACTACTTGATGACAATGTGGTTGTGCCACCCGAATCCATGCAGGAAAGAGATGAATTCCATCTTATCTTGGAGTATCAAGCAG GCGAAGAGTGGGGACAAGTGAGAGCACCCACTGCCAACCGCTTCATCTTCTCCCATGACCTATCAAATGGCGCCTTAAATATGCTGGAAGTGTTTGTGTCCAGCTTGGATGAATTTCATCCAGATCTTGTGGTACTTTCAGGGCTTCACATGATGGAAGGCCAGAGCAAGGAAATGCGGCAGAGACGACTTATGGAG gCTGTGGCCTCGATCTCTGATATCCCTACGGACATTCCCATACACCTGGAGCTGGCCAGTATGACTGATCAAGATTTTATGAGCAACATTGTGCATCAG CAGGTCTTTCCCCTGGTGAACTCCATTGGGCTGAATGAACAGGAGCTGCTGTTCCTCACGCAGTCTGCGTCAGGTCCCCACGCCTCCCTCACTTCCTGGAGCGGAGTTCCCGATGTGGGCGTAGTCAGTGACATCCTCTTCTGGATCCTGAAGGAGCACGGGAAGACCGCGGAGCGGGCCTCTGACCTCACGCGCATCCACTTCCACACCCTGGCCTATCATATTCTTGTCACAGTGGATGGCTACTGGGGCAACCAGGTGGCTGCGGTGGCTGCCGGAGCTAGAGCAGCAGGGACTCAGGCCTGCGCGACTGAAACCATCGATAGCAGCAAAGTCTTTCTTAAAGCTCCTTTGGAGTTTGTGACCTCCCAGATCGAGGCACTTTCCAAAATATCTTTAAATCCAGATGAGCCAGTGGTGCATTGGCACAGAGAAGACATCTCATTCCATTTCACTCCTGTTTTGGTGTGTAAAGATCCTGTCCGGACCGTGGGACTTGGGGATGCTATTTCAGCCGAAGGACTGCTATACTCTGAAGTTCATCCTCAGTAG